Proteins encoded together in one Halarsenatibacter silvermanii window:
- a CDS encoding creatininase family protein, whose protein sequence is MNKSNPDLFKLENMTWPEVENAIKKAECALIPIGSQEQHGPYIAESCDSRRAEKFAALLGDKLDPLALITPTVSYGISPHHMNFPGTITLSPQTLVSLLGDIVGSLHDHGLDRFVLINGHGGNDDTLGVAVDTIRTELPVRLLAFKYTSLAAEAIEAEVDSDFYGHACEREVSELMYMAPEIIRENRIEPGEEKKLLSFKQHPVNLGVDFDEYTENGALGDARQASREKGEKIVETALAEAEEIVRDFLQLELPDRN, encoded by the coding sequence ATGAATAAATCAAATCCCGATCTCTTCAAACTGGAAAATATGACCTGGCCCGAAGTTGAAAATGCAATAAAAAAAGCCGAATGCGCTCTCATCCCCATAGGTTCACAGGAACAGCACGGCCCCTATATCGCCGAAAGCTGTGACAGCCGCCGGGCGGAAAAATTCGCCGCTCTGCTGGGAGATAAGTTAGATCCACTAGCTCTAATCACCCCAACTGTCAGCTATGGAATATCTCCTCACCATATGAACTTTCCGGGAACGATCACCCTTTCTCCACAAACACTGGTATCTCTGCTCGGAGATATCGTCGGCTCACTGCACGATCATGGCCTTGACCGCTTTGTGCTGATTAACGGTCACGGCGGTAATGATGATACCCTCGGTGTGGCTGTCGATACCATCCGCACAGAACTCCCCGTGCGGCTTTTAGCCTTTAAATACACCAGCCTGGCAGCCGAAGCGATCGAAGCAGAAGTCGATTCCGATTTTTACGGCCATGCCTGTGAAAGAGAGGTCTCCGAGCTGATGTATATGGCCCCGGAAATAATCCGAGAAAACAGGATAGAGCCAGGCGAGGAAAAAAAGCTGCTATCTTTCAAACAGCATCCGGTCAACCTCGGCGTCGATTTTGACGAATATACCGAAAATGGGGCGCTGGGCGATGCCCGTCAGGCGAGCCGGGAAAAGGGAGAAAAAATTGTGGAAACAGCCCTGGCTGAAGCCGAAGAAATCGTCAGAGATTTTTTGCAGCTCGAACTTCCTGACAGGAATTAA
- a CDS encoding ATPase domain-containing protein produces the protein MTNQKRISTGLEGLDEILKGGLIPGDSYLVRGEAGSGKTTLGLHFLCAGPQSDRSRLFITLSEPRDKIVRNASQRGFPVEEIEFLDLSPSGEFVKEQDYSVFPSSEVEEQPLLKEISRKIAEDKPERIFIDGLTQLRFLSPDDYRFRKNIQSLIRLMSEAETTPLLVSEVGSRPDDDLQFISDGIINLKAAGEERKISIDKIRGSDFKNGRHTYVLNEKGMQVYPQLNPQFISSELRAAENEAISSGIPEIDRLLHGGIERGTNTIITGPTGSGKTSLGLAFMKEAAGRGERSAVYLLEESHEILVKRSRAINIPIEEMMASENLELYSVNRQELTPELFVHQVRDEVEENRTKVVMIDSLTAFNSTFLSENWSKNDLIKTLDSLRRFLFDKNVTVLMTNEVPNITGDFQVTDDQISYLADNIIILRYLELDGGIHKAIGVLKKRLSSFETKLRKFQITEYGLEVGKPMEDLSGILSGNPRVRTKSSSSDRN, from the coding sequence ATGACCAATCAGAAGAGAATTTCAACCGGTTTAGAAGGTCTGGATGAGATCCTTAAGGGCGGGCTGATTCCGGGCGATTCCTATCTGGTCAGAGGAGAGGCGGGCAGCGGCAAAACCACGCTGGGCCTGCATTTTTTGTGCGCCGGGCCCCAATCGGATAGATCCCGTCTTTTTATAACGCTTTCTGAACCCCGGGATAAAATAGTCAGAAATGCATCCCAACGCGGTTTTCCGGTGGAAGAGATTGAATTTCTGGATTTGAGTCCCTCCGGAGAATTTGTGAAAGAGCAGGATTATTCCGTCTTCCCCTCCTCCGAGGTCGAAGAACAGCCTCTGCTGAAGGAGATATCGCGGAAAATCGCAGAGGACAAACCGGAGAGGATCTTTATCGACGGTCTAACCCAGCTGCGCTTTTTATCTCCTGATGATTATCGCTTCCGCAAAAATATCCAATCGCTGATCAGGCTGATGTCCGAGGCCGAGACCACCCCCCTGCTGGTGTCGGAGGTCGGCAGCCGTCCCGACGACGATCTCCAGTTTATCAGCGACGGCATTATAAATTTGAAAGCTGCGGGCGAGGAGAGAAAGATTTCCATCGATAAAATCAGAGGTTCTGACTTCAAAAATGGCAGGCACACCTACGTGCTGAATGAAAAGGGCATGCAGGTTTATCCCCAATTGAATCCCCAATTTATCTCTTCTGAGTTAAGAGCAGCTGAAAACGAAGCGATCTCCTCCGGAATCCCTGAAATCGACAGGCTGCTGCACGGAGGCATCGAGAGAGGAACCAACACGATCATCACCGGTCCTACCGGCTCGGGCAAAACCTCTTTAGGTCTGGCTTTCATGAAAGAAGCGGCCGGCCGTGGAGAGAGATCAGCTGTTTATCTGCTGGAGGAGAGTCACGAGATCCTGGTTAAACGGTCCCGGGCCATAAATATTCCCATCGAAGAGATGATGGCCAGCGAAAATCTGGAATTATATTCTGTTAATCGCCAGGAGTTGACGCCGGAGCTTTTTGTTCATCAAGTCAGGGATGAAGTGGAGGAAAACAGAACAAAAGTGGTTATGATCGACAGCCTCACCGCTTTTAATTCCACCTTTTTGAGCGAAAACTGGAGCAAAAATGACCTGATCAAAACCCTGGACAGCCTGAGAAGATTTCTGTTCGATAAGAACGTCACGGTCCTGATGACCAACGAGGTCCCCAATATAACCGGTGATTTCCAGGTGACAGATGATCAGATCAGCTACCTGGCCGATAATATCATCATCCTGCGCTATCTGGAGCTGGATGGAGGCATCCATAAAGCCATCGGTGTGCTCAAAAAGAGGCTGAGCAGCTTTGAGACCAAGCTGCGGAAGTTTCAGATCACGGAATACGGACTGGAAGTCGGCAAACCGATGGAAGATCTGAGCGGAATTCTCAGCGGAAATCCCCGGGTCAGAACGAAAAGCAGCTCTTCTGACAGAAATTAA